One genomic region from Amycolatopsis sp. FBCC-B4732 encodes:
- a CDS encoding response regulator transcription factor, producing the protein MRVLVTEDDENLRVALDAALRAAGFAVDTVADLPAADEALFVNPYDCAVFDRMLPSGDALRYVSGRRREDWPMPVLFLTARDSVADRIDGLRFGDDYLVKPFAMPELVARVRRLCRRDLTTRPDVLRCADVELDNGKHQVTRAGVLLTVTRKEYLVLERLMTAAGRPVSRTALLAYAWDEAADPGSNVLEVVIGRLRRKLRDPVLIHTVRGVGYRMTG; encoded by the coding sequence GTGCGGGTGCTGGTGACCGAAGACGACGAAAATCTGCGGGTGGCGCTCGACGCCGCCCTCCGCGCCGCCGGGTTCGCGGTCGACACCGTGGCCGACCTGCCGGCCGCCGACGAGGCGCTGTTCGTGAACCCGTACGACTGCGCGGTGTTCGACCGGATGCTGCCCTCGGGCGACGCGCTGCGGTACGTGAGCGGGCGGCGCCGCGAGGACTGGCCGATGCCGGTGCTGTTCCTGACCGCCCGCGACAGCGTCGCCGACCGGATCGACGGCCTGCGCTTCGGCGACGACTACCTCGTCAAGCCGTTCGCGATGCCGGAACTGGTGGCGCGGGTGCGCCGGCTGTGCCGCCGCGACCTGACCACGCGGCCGGACGTGCTGCGCTGCGCCGACGTCGAGCTGGACAACGGCAAGCACCAGGTGACCCGCGCCGGCGTGCTGCTCACGGTGACCCGCAAGGAATACCTCGTCCTCGAACGGCTGATGACCGCCGCCGGCCGCCCGGTTTCGCGCACTGCGTTGCTGGCGTACGCCTGGGACGAGGCGGCCGACCCGGGGTCGAACGTGCTGGAGGTGGTGATCGGCCGCCTGCGGCGCAAGCTGCGCGACCCGGTGCTGATCCACACCGTGCGCGGCGTCGGTTATCGCATGACCGGGTGA
- a CDS encoding cutinase family protein, translated as MKKISMLLTGILASAGLGLLSPPAARAASCDGTYTIVVGGTGDNDSNAPYWQGNISQRVGYPAQPIGYNARQGVNELNRLIRDQRNACGGQHVKAVGFSLGAAVVHTWVTENWQTFDNVNAVLIADPKRAPGPGNAGAAGHPLIAPIAGFPLAGVDDFFGNIPTLTLCTDDVICDIDAASGLPGYLWEGKHGNYNFNVDVYSDDAGGQWYNGVYYP; from the coding sequence GTGAAAAAGATTTCGATGCTGCTGACGGGCATTCTCGCGTCGGCCGGGCTGGGCCTGCTTTCCCCACCCGCGGCGCGGGCCGCGTCGTGCGACGGCACTTACACGATCGTGGTCGGCGGGACGGGGGACAACGATTCCAACGCCCCCTATTGGCAGGGCAACATCAGCCAGCGCGTCGGGTACCCGGCCCAGCCGATCGGCTACAACGCCCGCCAGGGCGTCAACGAGCTGAACCGGCTGATCCGCGACCAGCGCAACGCGTGCGGGGGCCAGCACGTCAAGGCGGTCGGGTTCTCGCTCGGCGCCGCGGTGGTGCACACGTGGGTGACCGAAAACTGGCAGACCTTCGACAACGTGAACGCCGTGCTCATCGCGGACCCGAAGCGGGCGCCGGGACCGGGCAACGCCGGGGCGGCGGGCCACCCGCTGATCGCGCCCATCGCCGGTTTCCCGCTCGCCGGGGTGGACGACTTCTTCGGGAACATCCCCACGTTGACGTTGTGCACCGATGACGTCATCTGCGACATCGACGCGGCTTCGGGCCTGCCCGGTTACCTCTGGGAAGGCAAGCACGGCAACTACAACTTCAACGTCGACGTCTATTCCGACGACGCCGGCGGCCAGTGGTACAACGGCGTTTACTACCCCTGA
- a CDS encoding sensor histidine kinase, translating to MRDRLEASLAQSRIALPWWVAVCTNAFTALLAATAIAQRAGVLPPLVLVLVALLVVATSLVWLATGRILPVWTKCVTVAGAVTILLTEPRLPDFAPIVLVVLAAEVASIARPAVAFLFLGLDLAVLVLAAAGPGLTGAAVYLAAVLLGHSGGFMLRWYVRALAAERAGRDAEREHTILTERQRIAREVHDVVAHSLSITLLHLTGARRALQQDRDVDEAIEGLTEAERVGRAAMSDIRRTVRLLSHAPAERHTLPGAGDIAGLVAHTRGAGLDIHFEQEGDAADVTDLAGLTLYRITQESLANIAKHAPRSTARIRLHVGRNEVRLSVRNTLPDRPAEFATDGSGLTGMAARAEQIGARLRAGPDGGDWLVDLAVPPTTTGAAS from the coding sequence ATGCGCGATCGGCTGGAAGCGAGCCTCGCCCAGTCCCGGATCGCGTTGCCGTGGTGGGTGGCGGTCTGCACCAACGCTTTCACGGCGTTGCTGGCCGCCACCGCCATCGCGCAGCGGGCGGGGGTACTGCCGCCGCTCGTGCTCGTCCTGGTCGCCTTGCTCGTCGTGGCGACGAGCCTGGTCTGGCTGGCCACCGGCCGCATCCTCCCGGTGTGGACCAAGTGCGTCACGGTGGCCGGCGCGGTGACGATCCTGCTGACCGAACCCCGCCTGCCGGACTTCGCCCCGATCGTGCTCGTGGTGCTGGCCGCCGAGGTGGCCTCGATCGCCCGGCCCGCGGTCGCGTTCCTGTTCCTGGGCCTCGACCTCGCGGTGCTCGTCCTGGCGGCGGCCGGGCCCGGGCTGACCGGGGCGGCGGTGTACCTGGCCGCGGTGCTGCTCGGGCACTCCGGCGGCTTCATGCTCCGCTGGTACGTCCGCGCGCTGGCCGCCGAGCGCGCCGGCCGGGACGCCGAACGCGAGCACACGATCCTCACCGAACGCCAGCGCATCGCGCGCGAGGTGCACGACGTCGTGGCGCACTCGCTCAGCATCACGCTGCTGCACCTGACCGGTGCCCGCCGCGCGCTGCAGCAGGACCGGGACGTCGACGAAGCGATCGAGGGGCTCACCGAGGCCGAGCGGGTGGGCCGGGCGGCGATGTCCGACATCCGCCGCACGGTCCGGCTGCTCTCGCACGCCCCGGCCGAACGGCACACGCTGCCGGGCGCCGGTGACATCGCCGGGCTGGTCGCCCACACCCGCGGGGCCGGCCTGGACATCCACTTCGAGCAGGAAGGCGACGCCGCCGACGTGACCGACCTGGCCGGGCTCACGCTCTACCGCATCACCCAGGAATCGCTCGCGAACATCGCCAAGCACGCGCCGCGCAGCACCGCCCGGATCCGGCTGCACGTCGGCCGGAACGAGGTCCGCCTGAGCGTCCGCAACACCCTGCCCGACCGGCCGGCCGAGTTCGCCACGGACGGCTCCGGGCTGACCGGGATGGCGGCGCGGGCCGAACAGATCGGCGCCCGCCTGCGCGCCGGGCCCGACGGCGGCGACTGGCTCGTCGACCTCGCCGTCCCCCCGACGACGACCGGGGCTGCGTCGTGA
- a CDS encoding BTAD domain-containing putative transcriptional regulator, with product MIRVLLVDDQELVRSGLRRILRQRDGFTIAGECGDGAEVPAALAAAEADVVVMDLRMKHVDGIEATRRLRETGPRPPVLALTTFDDDELLAGVLRAGAVGYVLKDSPAEDLIRAVRAVAAGDAWLDVAVTARVLTTFRHSAGQPEPRPGALTPEQLEVLRAVGRGGTDAEIATSLGIPEAAVKTRFARLLKDLGLRDRAAAVVYAFDHGIVTAARPPAVVPAPAPRPSVAQLRFSVLGPLRAWRGTAALDLGPVRQQALLAALLLRPDVVVTDTGLLDDVWGLEPPGTGTGVLPTYVLRLRACLRAAKETSKESVIRRGRAGYLFASNGVWTDLTRLRELDREAKAAADTGDLTTAAERCADAIGLFQGEPLAGLPGPFAEGERLRLREYRLSLAQRKADSQLRLGRYASAAEELSTELAAHPHREPIAALLMRALYARGLRTDALAVYQRVHDRLRRDFAVEPGAELNRTRTAVLEGDDRSLGFA from the coding sequence GTGATCCGGGTCCTGCTGGTCGACGATCAGGAGCTGGTCCGGTCCGGGTTGCGCCGGATCCTGCGCCAGCGCGACGGCTTCACCATCGCCGGCGAGTGCGGCGACGGTGCCGAGGTGCCCGCGGCGCTCGCCGCGGCCGAAGCCGACGTCGTCGTGATGGACCTGCGGATGAAGCACGTCGACGGGATCGAAGCGACCCGTCGGCTGCGCGAGACCGGCCCGCGGCCGCCGGTGCTGGCCCTGACCACGTTCGACGACGACGAACTGCTCGCGGGCGTGCTGCGCGCGGGCGCGGTCGGGTACGTCCTGAAGGACTCGCCCGCCGAGGACCTGATCCGGGCGGTCCGCGCGGTGGCCGCGGGAGACGCGTGGCTCGACGTCGCCGTCACCGCCCGCGTGCTGACCACTTTCCGGCACTCGGCGGGGCAGCCGGAGCCGCGGCCGGGCGCGCTGACCCCGGAGCAGCTCGAGGTGCTGCGCGCGGTCGGCCGCGGCGGCACCGACGCCGAGATCGCCACGTCGCTCGGCATCCCCGAAGCGGCGGTGAAGACGCGGTTCGCCCGCCTGCTGAAGGATCTCGGCCTGCGCGACCGGGCCGCGGCCGTCGTGTACGCGTTCGACCACGGCATCGTGACGGCCGCCCGGCCCCCCGCCGTCGTCCCGGCCCCCGCGCCGCGGCCTTCGGTGGCGCAGCTGCGGTTTTCGGTGCTGGGCCCGTTGCGGGCGTGGCGCGGCACGGCCGCCCTCGACCTCGGCCCGGTCCGGCAGCAGGCGCTGCTGGCCGCGCTGCTGCTGCGCCCGGACGTCGTGGTCACCGATACCGGCCTCCTCGACGACGTCTGGGGCCTCGAACCCCCGGGCACCGGCACCGGCGTGCTCCCGACGTACGTGCTGCGGCTGCGCGCGTGTCTCCGCGCGGCGAAGGAGACGAGCAAGGAGTCGGTGATCCGCCGCGGCCGCGCGGGGTACTTGTTCGCGAGCAACGGCGTCTGGACGGATCTCACACGGCTGCGCGAACTCGACCGCGAAGCGAAGGCGGCGGCGGACACCGGAGACCTGACCACGGCGGCCGAGCGGTGCGCCGACGCCATCGGCCTCTTCCAGGGCGAGCCCCTGGCGGGTTTGCCGGGCCCCTTCGCCGAAGGCGAGCGGCTGCGCCTGCGCGAGTACCGCCTTTCCCTGGCCCAGCGGAAGGCGGACTCGCAGCTGCGCCTGGGCCGTTACGCGTCGGCCGCGGAGGAGCTGTCCACGGAGCTCGCGGCGCACCCGCACCGCGAGCCGATCGCGGCTCTGCTGATGCGCGCGCTTTACGCCCGCGGTCTGCGGACCGACGCGCTCGCGGTGTACCAGCGGGTCCACGACCGGTTGCGGCGCGATTTCGCGGTGGAGCCGGGCGCGGAGCTGAACCGGACCCGGACCGCGGTGCTTGAGGGTGACGATCGGTCTCTCGGGTTCGCATGA
- a CDS encoding ABC transporter ATP-binding protein has product MSLTLTGVTLTYPDGDTRLTALDDVSLAVPRGSLTAVVGPSGSGKSSLLAVAATLITPDSGEVTVDGTTTAGLSRGERTDLRRHKIGIVFQQPNLLPALTAAEQLQVMARIDGRSAAKARTRALDLLDAVGLAAQAGRRPHQLSGGQRQRVNIARALMNEPTVLLIDEPTSALDHDRGAAVIDLVTRLTHQRATATVLVTHDRAHLTAADRITEVRDGRLRVSAPAG; this is encoded by the coding sequence ATGAGCCTCACCCTGACCGGAGTCACCCTCACCTATCCCGACGGCGACACCCGCCTGACCGCACTCGACGACGTCAGCCTGGCCGTCCCGCGGGGCAGCCTGACCGCGGTGGTCGGGCCGTCCGGCTCCGGCAAGTCGAGCCTGCTGGCCGTCGCGGCGACGCTCATCACGCCCGACTCGGGCGAGGTCACCGTCGACGGCACCACGACCGCCGGACTGAGCCGCGGCGAACGCACGGACCTGCGCCGACACAAGATCGGCATCGTCTTCCAGCAGCCCAACCTGCTACCCGCCCTGACCGCCGCCGAACAGCTCCAGGTGATGGCCCGCATCGACGGGCGTTCGGCGGCCAAAGCTCGCACGCGCGCGCTGGACCTGCTCGACGCCGTCGGCCTCGCCGCCCAGGCGGGACGCCGGCCGCACCAGCTCTCGGGCGGTCAGCGCCAGCGCGTGAACATCGCCCGCGCCCTGATGAACGAGCCGACGGTCCTGTTGATCGACGAGCCCACCAGCGCCCTCGACCACGACCGCGGCGCCGCCGTCATCGACCTGGTCACCCGCCTCACCCACCAGCGAGCCACCGCGACTGTCCTCGTCACCCACGACCGCGCCCACCTCACGGCGGCGGACCGGATCACCGAAGTGCGCGACGGCCGCCTGCGGGTTTCGGCACCGGCCGGCTGA
- a CDS encoding FtsX-like permease family protein, with amino-acid sequence MFVAWRDLKFAKGRFALMGTVIVLITLLVGLLSGLTAGLGRQNVSAITGLPADRIAFGGGQDPSYADSTVTEAQWRQWAAAPGITGAEPLGITTTKATAGARSSGVSAFGVRPGSGLAPDGGALTGHTVVLSVAAAADLGTGPGARITLAGRQLTVAAVAGDASFSHTPVVWTTLDVWRAIAPPTGGDATVIALTTTSGADLAATDHAAGTRTVPRDDSLSAIGSYRSENGSLQLMRGFLFVISALVIGAFFTVWTIQRSGDVAILKALGATTAGLLKDALGQAVVLLAGGTLAGTGLAVAAGAALAGSAIPFVLTPATVLVPAAVLVLLGGLGAALAIRRVTAVDPLTALGSAR; translated from the coding sequence GTGTTCGTCGCCTGGAGAGACCTGAAGTTCGCCAAGGGGCGCTTCGCCCTGATGGGCACCGTCATCGTGCTGATCACCCTGCTGGTCGGCCTGCTGTCCGGACTGACCGCCGGGCTCGGCAGGCAGAACGTCTCCGCCATCACCGGCCTGCCCGCCGACCGGATCGCCTTCGGCGGCGGCCAGGACCCGTCGTACGCCGACTCCACCGTCACCGAGGCGCAGTGGCGTCAGTGGGCCGCCGCACCGGGGATCACCGGCGCCGAACCGCTGGGCATCACCACCACCAAGGCCACCGCCGGTGCCCGGAGCAGCGGGGTCTCCGCCTTCGGCGTCCGGCCCGGCTCCGGGCTCGCCCCGGACGGCGGCGCGCTCACCGGGCACACCGTGGTCCTGTCCGTCGCGGCCGCCGCCGACCTGGGCACCGGGCCCGGTGCCCGGATCACGCTGGCCGGACGGCAGCTGACGGTGGCCGCGGTGGCCGGCGACGCCTCGTTCAGCCACACCCCCGTCGTCTGGACCACCCTCGACGTCTGGCGGGCGATCGCCCCGCCGACCGGCGGCGACGCCACGGTGATCGCCCTGACCACCACGTCCGGCGCCGACCTCGCGGCCACCGACCACGCCGCCGGCACCCGGACGGTCCCCCGGGACGACTCGCTGTCCGCGATCGGCTCCTACCGGTCCGAAAACGGTTCCCTGCAACTGATGCGCGGCTTCCTGTTCGTCATCTCCGCCTTGGTCATCGGTGCCTTCTTCACCGTCTGGACCATCCAGCGCAGCGGCGACGTCGCCATCCTCAAAGCCCTGGGCGCCACCACGGCCGGGCTGCTCAAGGACGCACTCGGCCAAGCCGTCGTCCTGCTCGCCGGCGGCACCCTCGCCGGCACCGGCCTGGCCGTCGCCGCCGGTGCCGCGCTGGCCGGTTCCGCGATCCCCTTCGTCCTGACCCCCGCCACCGTGCTCGTCCCGGCCGCCGTGCTGGTCCTGCTCGGCGGGCTGGGTGCCGCGCTCGCCATCCGCCGGGTCACCGCCGTCGACCCGCTGACCGCCCTGGGAAGTGCCCGATGA
- a CDS encoding sensor histidine kinase has translation MTPTTRVLTWCLHLLLVALLVLAAARAVAGGQPRAGAIVAVAVACAVVYAAGPLLPPVRTSRRAAAAWLGVVGAGWLALVVLTADGVWVAFPLYFLQLHLLSRRAGLLAVLATALTAIIAFAAHQGTFGPAAAIGPALGAAVAVAVVWGYQALYQESERRRRLIEELTAARADLAEAQHTAGVLAERERLAREIHDTLAQGLSSIQLLLRAAGRSLPGEPQGNAARYVEQARQAAADNLAEARRFVAALTPPALDGTTLAGALERLCATTSARHRITARFHRTGDPAPLPAAHEVALLRIAQAALANTVRHAGATTAEVTLSYLGDEIALDVVDNGAGFEPGELPAPDPGEGGFGLAAMRARTHALGGSFTIESAPGQGTALAARLPLPRPAEAQPEVHR, from the coding sequence TTGACGCCGACCACCCGGGTGCTGACCTGGTGCCTGCACCTGCTGCTCGTCGCCCTGCTCGTCCTGGCGGCGGCGCGGGCCGTGGCCGGGGGCCAGCCGCGGGCCGGGGCGATCGTCGCGGTGGCGGTGGCCTGCGCCGTCGTGTACGCGGCCGGGCCGCTCCTCCCGCCCGTCCGCACGTCCCGGCGGGCCGCCGCGGCGTGGCTGGGCGTGGTCGGCGCCGGGTGGCTGGCCCTGGTGGTGCTGACCGCCGACGGCGTGTGGGTCGCCTTCCCGCTGTACTTCCTCCAGCTCCACCTGCTGTCCCGCCGGGCGGGCCTGCTCGCGGTGCTCGCCACGGCCCTGACCGCGATCATCGCTTTCGCCGCGCACCAGGGCACCTTCGGCCCGGCCGCCGCGATCGGCCCGGCGCTCGGCGCGGCGGTCGCGGTCGCCGTGGTGTGGGGGTACCAGGCGCTCTACCAGGAGAGCGAACGCCGCCGTCGCCTGATCGAGGAGCTCACCGCGGCCCGGGCGGACCTGGCCGAGGCTCAGCACACCGCCGGGGTGCTGGCCGAGCGGGAACGCCTGGCCCGCGAGATCCACGACACCCTCGCCCAGGGGCTGTCCAGCATCCAGCTGCTGCTGCGCGCCGCCGGTCGGTCCCTGCCCGGAGAACCGCAGGGGAACGCGGCCCGTTACGTGGAGCAGGCCCGGCAGGCCGCCGCGGACAACCTCGCCGAAGCACGCCGCTTCGTCGCCGCCCTCACCCCGCCGGCGCTGGACGGCACCACGCTCGCCGGCGCGCTGGAACGCCTGTGCGCCACCACCAGCGCCCGCCACCGGATCACCGCGCGCTTCCACCGCACCGGCGACCCGGCACCGCTGCCGGCGGCGCACGAGGTCGCGTTGCTGCGCATCGCCCAAGCGGCGCTCGCCAACACGGTCCGCCACGCCGGCGCCACCACCGCCGAGGTCACCCTGAGCTACCTCGGCGACGAGATCGCCCTCGACGTCGTCGACAACGGCGCCGGCTTCGAACCCGGCGAGCTCCCCGCCCCCGACCCCGGCGAGGGCGGCTTCGGGCTGGCGGCCATGCGCGCCCGCACCCACGCACTGGGCGGCTCGTTCACCATCGAGTCGGCCCCCGGCCAGGGCACGGCGCTGGCGGCCCGCCTGCCCCTGCCCCGGCCCGCCGAGGCCCAGCCGGAGGTGCACCGATGA
- a CDS encoding response regulator transcription factor, with the protein MTETPIRLLLADDHPVVRAGLRAVLETEPGLVVVAEAATAEAAVARAAGGDVDVVLMDLQFGAGMTGAEATAAITARAGAPRVLIVTTYDTDADTLPAIQAGATGYLLKDALPEDLAAAVRTAAAGRTTLAPTVADRLVDRMRRPGAAVTRREIEVLALVADGLSNRAVAERLHLTEGTVKSHLARCYTKLGVDSRTAAVAAATDLGLIRR; encoded by the coding sequence ATGACCGAGACCCCGATCCGCCTGTTGCTGGCCGACGATCACCCCGTCGTCCGGGCCGGGTTGCGGGCCGTGCTCGAGACCGAGCCCGGTCTCGTCGTGGTCGCCGAGGCCGCCACCGCCGAAGCCGCGGTGGCGCGGGCCGCCGGTGGGGACGTCGATGTCGTGCTGATGGATCTGCAGTTCGGTGCCGGGATGACCGGAGCCGAAGCCACCGCGGCGATCACCGCGCGGGCCGGGGCGCCCCGCGTCCTGATCGTCACCACCTACGACACCGACGCCGACACGCTGCCCGCCATCCAGGCCGGTGCCACCGGGTACCTGCTCAAGGACGCGCTGCCCGAGGACCTGGCCGCCGCGGTGCGCACCGCGGCGGCCGGGCGCACCACCCTGGCGCCCACCGTCGCCGACCGGCTGGTGGACCGGATGCGCCGGCCCGGTGCCGCGGTGACCCGGCGGGAGATCGAGGTGCTCGCCCTGGTCGCCGACGGCCTGTCCAACCGCGCCGTCGCCGAGCGCCTCCACCTCACCGAAGGCACGGTGAAATCGCACCTGGCCCGCTGCTACACCAAACTCGGCGTCGACTCGCGCACCGCCGCCGTCGCGGCCGCGACGGACCTCGGCCTCATCCGCCGTTGA
- a CDS encoding PHB depolymerase family esterase: MVKAFSRRTVLLTGTGITAGLALPGVARASSTGRVGFTLDAETLDGGEQVTSLTLGTARLGPLDPASLTTTTFGVHVRATSPIDTGGQDIGYDLDRPVTAARLDHRGNIVLELSHGEGQTGGGTLGYINGKGRNVRLDLVYTITQNAPVRRHGRPVTFGGFTQGRLVNPEVDAFTHHVSGSGMKYRLYSPSERHGRRPLVVWLHGGGEGASLPDGYYDNETTLRANRGALGFATREAQAIFESAYVVAPQCTAAWMDDGPRFAPLIREIVRDVVRAHPVDPARVHVAGCSNGGYMSLKMTTVYPGTFASSVPVCGVVAGRKAGDPPLIPAPELTAITTPTWLIASRDDDTVDPLANSVHAHDLIPRAELTLYDHVIRNGHQFPGHWSWIYAARNDPSTRGTHLWQWMARKVNGG, translated from the coding sequence ATGGTCAAAGCGTTCAGCCGGCGCACCGTTCTGCTCACCGGCACCGGGATCACCGCCGGGCTCGCGCTCCCCGGCGTCGCCCGAGCCTCTTCGACCGGCCGCGTCGGGTTCACCCTCGACGCCGAAACCCTCGACGGCGGCGAGCAGGTCACCTCGCTCACCCTCGGCACCGCCCGGCTCGGCCCGCTCGATCCGGCGAGCCTCACCACCACGACGTTCGGCGTGCACGTCAGGGCCACCAGCCCCATCGACACCGGCGGCCAGGACATCGGCTACGACCTCGACCGGCCCGTCACGGCCGCGCGGCTCGACCACCGCGGGAACATCGTGCTCGAACTGAGCCACGGCGAAGGCCAGACGGGCGGTGGCACCCTCGGCTACATCAACGGCAAGGGCCGCAACGTCCGGCTCGACCTGGTCTACACCATCACGCAGAACGCTCCCGTCCGGCGGCACGGCCGTCCGGTCACCTTCGGCGGCTTCACCCAGGGCCGGCTGGTCAACCCCGAAGTCGACGCCTTCACCCACCACGTCTCGGGTTCGGGGATGAAGTACCGGCTGTATTCACCCTCGGAGCGGCACGGCCGGAGACCGCTGGTCGTCTGGCTCCACGGCGGCGGGGAAGGCGCTTCCCTGCCCGACGGCTACTACGACAACGAGACCACGCTGCGCGCCAACCGCGGTGCCCTCGGCTTCGCGACCCGGGAAGCGCAGGCGATCTTTGAAAGCGCTTACGTCGTGGCGCCGCAATGCACCGCGGCCTGGATGGACGACGGCCCCCGCTTCGCCCCGCTCATCCGCGAGATCGTCCGGGACGTCGTCCGCGCGCACCCCGTCGACCCCGCCCGCGTGCACGTCGCCGGCTGCAGCAACGGCGGCTACATGAGCCTGAAGATGACCACGGTCTACCCCGGCACGTTCGCTTCGTCGGTGCCGGTCTGCGGCGTCGTCGCCGGCCGGAAAGCGGGCGACCCACCGCTGATCCCCGCCCCCGAGCTGACCGCGATCACCACGCCCACCTGGCTGATCGCCTCGCGCGACGACGACACGGTGGACCCGTTGGCCAACTCCGTCCACGCGCACGACCTCATCCCGCGTGCCGAACTGACGCTGTACGACCACGTGATCCGGAACGGGCACCAGTTCCCGGGGCACTGGTCGTGGATCTACGCGGCCCGCAACGACCCGAGCACGCGCGGAACCCACCTGTGGCAGTGGATGGCGCGCAAGGTCAACGGCGGATGA
- a CDS encoding heavy-metal-associated domain-containing protein, whose protein sequence is MESTYTVTGMTCAHCVASVSEEVGAVEGVSDVAVDLPTGTVTVTSERAPEAARIRAAVEEAGYTFAG, encoded by the coding sequence ATGGAGAGCACCTACACCGTGACCGGCATGACCTGTGCGCACTGCGTGGCTTCCGTCAGCGAGGAGGTCGGCGCGGTCGAGGGCGTCAGCGACGTCGCCGTCGACCTGCCCACCGGAACCGTCACCGTCACCAGCGAGCGGGCGCCCGAAGCCGCGCGGATCCGCGCCGCTGTCGAGGAAGCCGGCTACACCTTCGCCGGCTGA